The proteins below come from a single Malus domestica chromosome 03, GDT2T_hap1 genomic window:
- the LOC139194814 gene encoding uncharacterized protein, whose product MASKNSCVQPAIPKLDGHYDHWSMLMENFLRSKEYWNLVEIGITTAAEGSESGEAHKKILDELKLKDLKAKNYLFQAIDWSVLETILKKDIANDLWDSLKQKYQGTARVKRAQLQAFRKEFEVLHMKNGETVNGYFGRTLAIANKMRTHGEKMDDVVIIEKILRSMTTKFDYVVCSIEESNDLDVMSIDELQSSLLVHEQRMSQHQEEEHALQATHGIQQGGRGRGTYQG is encoded by the coding sequence ATGGCGTCTAAGAATAGTTGCGTGCAACCAGCTATTCCCAAGCTTGATGGACACTATGACCATTGGAGTATGCTTATGGAGAACTTCCTTCGTTCCAAAGAGTATTGGAACTTAGTGGAGATTGGGATCACTACAGCAGCAGAAGGATCGGAATCTGGGGAAGCACATAAGAAGATCTTAGATGAACTAAAGCTGAAAGACTTGAAGGCCAAGAACTATTTGTTCCAAGCCATAGATTGGTCAGTTTTGGAGACTATTTTGAAGAAAGACATAGCGAATGATCTATGGGATtccttgaaacaaaaatatcaaGGAACTGCACGTGTAAAACGTGCACAATTGCAGGCTTTTCGCAAGGAGTTCGAGGTACTGCACATGAAGAATGGGGAAACAGTCAatggttattttggtagaactCTTGCCATAGCTAACAAGATGCGGACTCACGGAGAAAAGATGGACGACGTGGTGATCATTGAGAAAATTCTAAGATCCATGACAACGAAGTTCGACTATGTTGTCTGTTCAATTGAAGAATCGAATGACCTAGATGTCATGTCTATCGACGAACTCCAGAGCAGTCTTTTGGTGCATGAGCAAAGGATGAGTCAACATCAGGAGGAAGAACATGCCCTTCAGGCTACTCATGGAATCCAGCAAGGAGGACGAGGACGAGGAACTTatcaaggatga